In the genome of Paracholeplasma morum, the window AAGACAAAATTATAAACTTTGATGAATTATTCGTTGAAGAAAAACCGGTTAATGTAGTGATGGTTAATCGCTACGAGAAACCAAAAGCAGCTTTACTACTTGTAATCTATTTCTTGGTTACAATGGTTCTAGCTGGATTAGTTCAACTCGGGATGTTATCTTTAGCATTAGGAACAAAAACCATTAATGAGACCCAAAGTATGTTTGAAAACGTTGAGGCTTCTACATATAGCATTGGTTACTTATCCAAAGCATCTTATGAGCTTTATAAAGCTGACTATGAGAACATCGAAGTACTATACGAAACAGAGGCGTTTGTCGTGTTTGCGAACAAAGGCAATCGATTTTTATCAGAGTCTTATGAAGCAAATCAAATCACTTCAATCTATGAGGATATTAATCCGAAATGGCCGATTAAAGATGGCTATCATATGTCCATCAAACGGTTCTTAGGCGATGATAACAGTGCTTTTCTTGAAGCATTTGAAATAGACTTGTCAGATGGAACCTATTACTATCCTAAAGAAGCCACTTACTTTACTAACAACGCAAACGCAGTACTAAACTTCATAATTTATGTGATGTTAGCTGCGAGTCTAATCCCAATTACGAAAAAATCACTGGTCGAAGAATTTAAACAACATTTCCCAAGAGAAAACATTGCAAAAGA includes:
- a CDS encoding CPBP family intramembrane glutamic endopeptidase, which translates into the protein MKIDDEDKIINFDELFVEEKPVNVVMVNRYEKPKAALLLVIYFLVTMVLAGLVQLGMLSLALGTKTINETQSMFENVEASTYSIGYLSKASYELYKADYENIEVLYETEAFVVFANKGNRFLSESYEANQITSIYEDINPKWPIKDGYHMSIKRFLGDDNSAFLEAFEIDLSDGTYYYPKEATYFTNNANAVLNFIIYVMLAASLIPITKKSLVEEFKQHFPRENIAKDLGYGYLTMILVAFFANIIVTIISNGFKYLPEQALNQQAIESSFKSQYGILILAVTVIFAPVIEELIFRKSLFSLIKNPKIAIVVSSLLFGLIHVVAETSVLGFVTNWITYSASGLALGYIYIKNNHNVWSSIMVHALYNFVAVLIMIL